In Planctomycetota bacterium, the genomic window CCGGCGGCCGGTGCACTTCGGCGCCGCGCGTGTTGGGGACCACGCAGTAGGTGCAGAACTTGTTGCACCCGCGGGTGATCCGGACCTGGGCCGCGAAGGCGCTGCGGCCGGCCACGATCGGATCGAAGGCCCGGGAAAGATCGAGATTCTCGAGATCATCCTGCACCGCGGCCAGGGCGGCGCTTCGGCGCGTTCGATTGCCGGCCAGGGCGGTGCGCTCGGCGGCGGAGGCGGCCTCGGAGCGGCGCGAGGCGTCGATCAGCGTGGGCAGCTTGTCCAGCTCGCCGGGCCCGCACATGATGTCGACCTGGGGAAATCGGCGGAGCAGGGCCAGGCCATCCCTTTCGGCCATGCACCCCAGCACCCCCAGGAGAATATTTTCCCCCGCCAGCTTGCGCTGACCCACGATGCCGATGCGCGAATAGGCCTTGCTTTCCGCGTGTTCGCGCACAGAGCAGGTGTTCAGCAGCACGATCTGGGCATCCTCGGGCCGGTCGGCAAAGGTGTAGCCCAGGCTCCCGAGCTGGCCGCGGACCAGCTCCGAGTCGAGCTCGTTCATCTGGCACCCAAAGGTTTCGAGATAAACCGTGGTTGCGGGCATCGGAGCAGTCTAGTGCGGCGGCGTGGTTTGCCGATGAAGGGGGATGCGCGCAGGACAGGGTCTTCTCTTCTTCGTGGTGGCTCTATTGGTCACCGGAACCGTGATGGTGAACTCGGCATCGCTGACCTCCACCAATGGAGCGGGCATCACGTTGACCGATCTGCTCCTGGGACGGAACACATGGTTCGCCCTCGCCTCCGTGGCCGCCCTCTGGCTGGGAACCCGGATGCCGGTCGATCGGGTCTTCTCGATGCGCGGGCTTTCGAGTCCGGTTCCCTGGATCGTGCTGGCGATGTTCCTTGGACTGGTTCTGGTGCAAATCCCCGGCATCGGCCGCGAGGTGAATGGGGCTCGGCGCTGGATCTCGATCGGTCCCGTTGGACTGCAGCCGAGCGAAATTGTGAAATGGGGCATGCCGATCGTGATCGCTTGGCATTGCTGCCGCCGCGCCGGCGGGCTGGGATCTTTTTGGAAGGGGTTTCTGCCGCCGCTTCTGTTCGTCAGCGCGTTCGCCGGGCTGGTGGCCTTGCAGGACTTGGGCACCGCGGTCCTGATCGAAGTGGTCGCGATCGCGATGCTGATCGCGGCGGGCGCGAGAATCTGGCACGCTCTGTTGCTGTTGCCGGCGGTTCTGCTGGCGGTGGCGGGGCTGATCGTCACCAGCCCATACCGGTTGAACCGCATTCTGGCCTATTGGGATCCCTTCGCCGACGCGCAGGGCAAGGGCTATCACATCATTCAAAGCATGGCCGCGATCACGGGCGGTGGTTTGCCCGGGCGAGGGCTGGGCAATGGCATCCAGAAATTCGGCTACCTGCCCGAGGCCACCACGGATTTCATCTATGCGATCGTGTGCGAGGAACTGGGGATCGGCGGGGCGATCGGCGTGCTGGCCATCTTCGTGATGCTGGCGATCACCGGCCTGGCGATCGCCACCGCGACGGCCAAGGTGAAGGACCAGGAGGGGCGGGTTCAATCGCTGGCGCTGACCACCAATTTTGAGTCGCTCATTGCCACGGGCTTCACGCTCACCGTCACGCTGCAAGCACTGATCAACGCCGCAGTGGTCACCGGCCTGGCCCCGACCAAGGGGATCGCCCTGCCGTTGATCTCGCGCGGCGGAACCGGATGGATTTTGACGGCGTTCAGCCTGGGCATGGTCGCCAGCATCGCCGGCGCCTCGGATCGGCGGCGCAAGATGCTGGGCAGCGCGGGACGGCTCGTGGAACCGCCGGAGATCGAAGCGGCGCTCCCGTCCACCGGCTGAGGGCGCGCATGAGTTCAAGTTCGCAGCAGCAGCCCGCGCGGACCGATGAGGGCGCTGTCGGCTTCGCCGGCGGCGGATCGGGCGGGCACATCAGCCCGGGCATCGCGATCGCCGAGCGGATCGCCACCCGCGCGCCGGGCATGGCCTCAGTTTTTCTGTGCAGCACGCGGGCCATCGACCTGGAGATGCTGCGCGAGGCCGGCGCGATCGCGGAGCCGATGCCGGCTTCTCCGCCCTCGCTGAAGCCGGGGCGCCTTCTGAGATTCGCGAAAAATTATTTCGCCGCCAAGCGCCGCGCGGCGGAGGTGATGCGGGAGCGGAACATCCGGCACATCGTCAGTCTGGGCGGATTCGTGACGGTTCCCGTGGTGGTGGCGGCGCGGAAACTGGGCATTCCGGTGACCCTGCTGAATCTCGATGCGACGCCGGGCAAGGCCAACCGTTTCGTCCAGTCGCGGGCCACGCACGTCTTCAGCGCCGTGGCGGCGCAGGAATTGAAGCGATGGGATGGCGAGGTGCTCGGTTTTCCCGTGCGGCGCAGCGCCGTGGCCCCAGCCGATCCGGCGGGCTGCCGCGCCGAGCTGGGGCTCGAGCCGACCCGGTTCACGCTGCTGGTGACCGGCGCTTCGCAAGGGGCTTCGTCGCTCAACCTGTTTGTTCCGCACTTCGCCGCCCGGCACAAGGATCTGCTCACTCGCTGGCAGATCCTGCATCTGGCCGGGGGCTCCACGGCCGACGCGGCGCTGCTGCGTTCGGAGTACACGCGTCTGGGAGTGAAGGCGGTGGTGATTCCTTTTCTTCATCGCATGGGGCTGGCGTGGGGCGCGGCGGATCTGGCCCTGACCCGCGCCGGGGCCAACAGCGTGGCCGAGGTGGAACTCAACAACGTGCCGGCGATCTTCGTTCCCTATCCCTACCACCGCGATCTGCACCAGAAGGCGAATGCCGAACCGCTGGTCAAGGCCGGCGCGGCGGCACTGGCGCTGGACCGGCTCGAACGCGACTTCAACATGCAGTCGATCGGCGTGACCCTGGAGCATTTGATCGCCGACGGCGCCGCTCGCGACGCGATGCACGCGGCGCTTGCCGCGCGGCCAAAGCGCGACGCCGCCGACCGCGTGGCGGAGCTGGTGCTGGCCGATTTGAAGCCCCGGTGATCGCCCGACAGGCCCTACCATCAAGGCCAAGTGCGACGCTCATCCCTTCATGACGAATTGGAATCGTTCGCCCGGGCGGAGTCGGGGCGCCGCGCGGCCCTGGTGCGGGAAGCGGATCGACCCGCGAGTCGGCAGACGCAGGCGGTCGAGGGAGGCGTCCTCTGGATTCCCTACGGGCCGGCAGAGCAGGCGGAATGCGTGGAAATTGCCGCGGATATCGGAGCTGCGGCCTCCGAGTACGCGGCGATCCGCCGCGGCGCGGGCGTGATGGATTCGAGCCAGCGCGGCGTGCTGGAAGTGCGCGGCGCGGACCGCGTGGCGTTCCTGCAGCGCATGGTGACGCAGGACCTCAACGGCATGGTGGCGGGCGAGGTGCGCGAGAGTTTCTGGCTCAATCGCAAGGGGAGGATCGAGGCGGATCTCCTCCTCTGCGAGTGCGGCGAGTGCATGCGAATCGACGTGGACCGCTTCGTGGCCAAGGGCGTGACCGAGCAGCTCCAATCCTTCGTGTTCAGCGAGGACGTCTCCCTGCGCGATTGCTCCGACGACGCGGGCCGCTTGTCGATTCACGGCGCCGCCGCGCTGCGGGTCCTGGACGAAGCGGGCCTGGCGACTGAGGGACTTCAAACCAATCGGCGCGTGATCGGAGGCCGCATTGCGGAACGTGCGGTGTGGTGCGCCCGGCGTGATCAGACCGGCGAGGTCGGCGTGGAAGTGTTCTGCGCCATCTCGGATCTTTCCTCAATCTGGAAGGCGCTGGTCGACCTTGGAGCGCGGACCGATTCGATGGTGCGGCCCGTGGGATGGAGCGCCTTCAACGTCGCACGCATCGAGGCGGGGACGCCGCTGTTCCTGGTCGATTTCGGCAAGCAGAATCTGCCCCACGAAAGCGGGGTGCTTGACCGGCGGGTGAACTTCAAGAAGGGCTGTTACCTGGGACAGGAAGTGGTGGCCCGGATGCAGAGCCTGGGCAAGCCGAAACAGGTGTTGCGTGCGCTGCGCGTGCAGGGTGAGGCGATTCCGATGGCGGGGGCGCAGATCTTTGCGCCCGGCGCCGAAGGCGGTGGAAACATCGGCGAATGTGTGGGAGCCGTCACCAGCAGCGCGCCCGCGCCGATGCTGGGCGCGGCCGGAATCGCTTTTGGCATGATCAGGTCGGCCGCGGCCGTCGCAGGCGGCGAAGTCGTGATCGCCGCCGAGGGAGCGCTGGCGCGGGCGAGAATCCAGGAAACGCTCTCCTTCCTGCCGGATTCCAAGCCATGACCGTGGAGCCGGAGTTCATCCTCTTCTTGGCGGCGGGCCTGCTCAGCGTGATCCTCGCGGTGGCGGCTTTCTTCGGGCTTCGCAAAATCCTGCGCCAGGAGCGCGATCATCCGCCGGGGGATGGGGCGTGAACGCAATCCGCGTCACCGAAGTCGGCCCCCGCGACGGCCTGCAGAATGAGCCGGTCGCCCTTGCGACCGCTGCGAAGATCGCCTTCATCGACGCGCTGTCCCTCGCCGGCTTCCCCGAAATCGAGGTGACCAGCTTCGTCCGCGCCGACCGCGTGCCGCAGTTGGCCGACGGCGCCGCGGTGATGAAGGGAATTCGACGGCGGCCCGGCACGGTGTATTCCGTGCTGGTGCCCAACGAGCGGGGGCTCGACGCGGCGCTGGAGGCGGGTGCGCAGAAGATCTCCGTCTTCGTCAGCGCCAGCGAAGGATTCAGCCGGCGCAACGTGAACGCCTCGATCGGCGAGTGCCTGGAGAAATTGCGGCCGGTTGTCGCGCGGGCGAGGAAAGCCGCGCTGCCGGTGCGCGGCTACGTGAGTTGCGTGGTCAAGTGCCCCTACGACGGCGCGGTCTCCGCCGAGCAGGTCCGCACGGTCGCCGCCGAGTTGCTGGCCATGGGGGTGACGGAGCTTGACCTGGGCGACACCATTGGCGCCGCGGTTCCCGACGACATGGATCGTCTGTTCGCGGGTCTTCAATCAGTCGCTGCCCCGGGAGCGATCACGTTGCACCTGCACGACACATCCCGCCATGCCCTGGACGTCGCCGAGCGCGCGATCCATCTCGGCGTGGCGAGCTTCGACGCCAGCGCCGGCGGACTCGGCGGCTGCCCCTTTGCCCCCGGTTCGCCGGGCAATCTGGCCACCGAGGATCTGCTGCAGTTGACGAAAAGACTGGGATTGGAGACGGGGGTGGATGCGGACCAGGTCCGGTACGCTTCGCTGGCCCTCCGGGCAGAAATTGAAATGGCCAGAAAACGCCGTTGAATCGCGGATTTCCGACGGGGACGCGTGGGTGCCGGAACCCTGCGAATCCATGGGCCGCTTTCAATCAGAACCAAATTTGACTACACTGTTCGGCTCGTCGCTCCCGATCGTCGGGGGCTCTCGCAATTGAGATCCAGGACGCAAAGCACATGAGCCAGTATTCAAGCGGACAATTTGGAATGGGACAGGAACCCCGACGAGCCTCGCTCAAGGGGCCGATCGACTACAAGAACGCCGAGGAGCTTCGGCGCCTGATGACCAACAACGGCAAGATCCAGAGCCGCAAGCGTCTGGGACTGTCGGCGAAGGAACAGAAGCAGATCACCCAGGCGATCAAGCGCGCCCGACACATGGCGATCCTTCCCTTCACCAACGCCACCGCGTAATTCACATCGGTTTGATGGTTCCGGCCTCGCGCGCATCCGAACGGATCAGCCGCGCCAGCCATGGGTACCGGAAGATCCTCGCCCGCCATCGCAGGCGGCGGAACGACGCATCGTTCGGCTTGATGGCCAGGCCTTTTCGAATCCAGGACATGGCCTTGGCGTTGTCGCCGCGCGAGAGCCAGGCGAGGCCGAGGTTGTGCATGGCAAAGAGATTTTCGGGCTCGATCGCCAGCAGGCGCTCGCTCGCTTCGTTGCCCTTGTCCAGGTCGCTGTTGCGGTAATGGGCCAGGGCCAGCTTCTGCCAGGGCATCGCCGCATTCTTCACGCGTTCGAAGCGCATCGCCGCCGTCAGCACCCGTGCGGCCAGGGCGGGCTTCTGCGCCGCCAGCATCAGCGAGGCCAGGTTGACCGCGGCCTCCACGTTTTCCAGGCGCGGATTGGTTTCCGGGGCGCATTGCTGGACATGAATCTCCAGCAGGCGGGCGGCCTCGGCCATTTCACCGTTCTCCAGCCGGGCCCGGGCAAGTTCCACGCGCGGCAGCGGATTGGAGGGGTCCAGCCGCATCGCCATCTCCAGTTCCGTGCACGCTTCGTCGAAGCGGCGCGTGTTCGCCGCCAGCACGCCCAGCCGCCAGCGCGCGGCGGCATTGGCGGGATCAATCTCGATGGCGCGGCGGAACTTCTCGGCGGCCTCGGGGTCGCGGCGCTGGCGCAGCAGCACGTCGCCGAAGGCCAGAAGTGTGCTGACATCGCCGGGCCGCAGCCGCAGCTCCTCGGTCAGCAGCTCGACGGCGCGGTGAGCATGACCGCCATCGCCCAGGAGCTGGGCGAGCCGGGTGCGCGCCCGCGGCAGATTCGGCTCCAGACGGATCGCCTCGCGCAGGCACCACATGGCGCGCTCGATCTTCGCATCCTC contains:
- a CDS encoding putative lipid II flippase FtsW; this translates as MRAGQGLLFFVVALLVTGTVMVNSASLTSTNGAGITLTDLLLGRNTWFALASVAALWLGTRMPVDRVFSMRGLSSPVPWIVLAMFLGLVLVQIPGIGREVNGARRWISIGPVGLQPSEIVKWGMPIVIAWHCCRRAGGLGSFWKGFLPPLLFVSAFAGLVALQDLGTAVLIEVVAIAMLIAAGARIWHALLLLPAVLLAVAGLIVTSPYRLNRILAYWDPFADAQGKGYHIIQSMAAITGGGLPGRGLGNGIQKFGYLPEATTDFIYAIVCEELGIGGAIGVLAIFVMLAITGLAIATATAKVKDQEGRVQSLALTTNFESLIATGFTLTVTLQALINAAVVTGLAPTKGIALPLISRGGTGWILTAFSLGMVASIAGASDRRRKMLGSAGRLVEPPEIEAALPSTG
- a CDS encoding hydroxymethylglutaryl-CoA lyase: MNAIRVTEVGPRDGLQNEPVALATAAKIAFIDALSLAGFPEIEVTSFVRADRVPQLADGAAVMKGIRRRPGTVYSVLVPNERGLDAALEAGAQKISVFVSASEGFSRRNVNASIGECLEKLRPVVARARKAALPVRGYVSCVVKCPYDGAVSAEQVRTVAAELLAMGVTELDLGDTIGAAVPDDMDRLFAGLQSVAAPGAITLHLHDTSRHALDVAERAIHLGVASFDASAGGLGGCPFAPGSPGNLATEDLLQLTKRLGLETGVDADQVRYASLALRAEIEMARKRR
- a CDS encoding glycosyltransferase, translating into MSSSSQQQPARTDEGAVGFAGGGSGGHISPGIAIAERIATRAPGMASVFLCSTRAIDLEMLREAGAIAEPMPASPPSLKPGRLLRFAKNYFAAKRRAAEVMRERNIRHIVSLGGFVTVPVVVAARKLGIPVTLLNLDATPGKANRFVQSRATHVFSAVAAQELKRWDGEVLGFPVRRSAVAPADPAGCRAELGLEPTRFTLLVTGASQGASSLNLFVPHFAARHKDLLTRWQILHLAGGSTADAALLRSEYTRLGVKAVVIPFLHRMGLAWGAADLALTRAGANSVAEVELNNVPAIFVPYPYHRDLHQKANAEPLVKAGAAALALDRLERDFNMQSIGVTLEHLIADGAARDAMHAALAARPKRDAADRVAELVLADLKPR
- a CDS encoding tetratricopeptide repeat protein, with protein sequence MDEAPEFDFNAEQLVEQAREFFRKGRLGEAEACLRKAIDLEPDRSAWRLNLGVTLQAAGRGEEALQCFEIACKCAPKHAEPRLAAAIAAAALGRWPVALKWAEQATQFDPSLDAGWGCRVESLRRLGRREDAMLVFYLAQQHLEAMPATLQAVADVLVEDAKIERAMWCLREAIRLEPNLPRARTRLAQLLGDGGHAHRAVELLTEELRLRPGDVSTLLAFGDVLLRQRRDPEAAEKFRRAIEIDPANAAARWRLGVLAANTRRFDEACTELEMAMRLDPSNPLPRVELARARLENGEMAEAARLLEIHVQQCAPETNPRLENVEAAVNLASLMLAAQKPALAARVLTAAMRFERVKNAAMPWQKLALAHYRNSDLDKGNEASERLLAIEPENLFAMHNLGLAWLSRGDNAKAMSWIRKGLAIKPNDASFRRLRWRARIFRYPWLARLIRSDAREAGTIKPM
- the rpsR gene encoding 30S ribosomal protein S18 codes for the protein MGQEPRRASLKGPIDYKNAEELRRLMTNNGKIQSRKRLGLSAKEQKQITQAIKRARHMAILPFTNATA